A genomic region of Microlunatus sagamiharensis contains the following coding sequences:
- a CDS encoding DUF485 domain-containing protein, translating into MARARRGQKAPQHEGKSSEQAYADLAADPGFAQLRKNYRRFAIPATIAFLVWYVTYVVCNNWARGFMDTPVVGHVNVAVVFGLLQFVSTFVIAALYARHAGRELDPLATQLRERFESETGR; encoded by the coding sequence ATGGCACGCGCACGACGGGGGCAGAAGGCCCCGCAGCACGAGGGCAAGAGCAGCGAGCAGGCGTACGCCGACCTGGCGGCCGACCCGGGCTTCGCGCAGCTCCGCAAGAACTACCGCCGCTTCGCCATCCCGGCGACGATCGCGTTCCTGGTCTGGTACGTCACCTACGTCGTCTGCAACAACTGGGCGCGCGGCTTCATGGACACCCCGGTGGTCGGGCACGTCAACGTCGCCGTGGTCTTCGGGCTGCTGCAGTTCGTGTCGACGTTCGTGATCGCCGCCCTGTACGCGCGCCACGCCGGCCGCGAGCTCGACCCGCTGGCCACGCAGCTGCGTGAGCGCTTCGAGAGCGAGACCGGGCGATGA
- a CDS encoding TetR/AcrR family transcriptional regulator, with the protein MSVVTEGRTLTAKGAATRARIVAVAARLVYENGVAGTSLEQVRDAAGISNSQLYHYFDDKQALVRAVIRHNTEAVLGADDASVTRLDSFVALEAWRDAVVANQRRQHGVGGCPLGSLVGELADVDDSARRELDESFRRWSDAIAVGLTSMRERGLLRADADPARLALAVLASLQGGLVLTQTRHSPEPLEVALDGAIALIRSHAT; encoded by the coding sequence GTGAGCGTGGTGACCGAGGGACGCACCCTGACCGCGAAAGGTGCCGCGACGCGCGCGCGGATCGTGGCCGTGGCCGCCCGCCTCGTCTACGAGAACGGCGTGGCCGGCACCAGCCTCGAGCAGGTCCGCGACGCGGCCGGCATCAGCAACTCGCAGCTGTACCACTACTTCGACGACAAGCAGGCGCTCGTGCGCGCCGTCATCCGCCACAACACGGAGGCCGTCCTCGGCGCCGACGACGCGAGCGTGACCCGCCTGGACTCCTTCGTGGCGCTGGAGGCGTGGCGCGACGCGGTCGTCGCCAACCAGCGGCGCCAGCACGGCGTCGGCGGCTGCCCGCTCGGGTCGCTGGTCGGCGAGCTCGCCGACGTCGACGACAGCGCGCGGCGCGAGCTGGACGAGAGCTTCCGCCGCTGGAGCGACGCGATCGCGGTCGGGCTGACGTCGATGCGGGAGCGGGGCCTGCTGCGCGCCGACGCCGACCCGGCGAGGCTGGCGCTGGCCGTCCTCGCCTCCCTGCAGGGCGGCCTCGTCCTCACGCAGACCCGCCACAGCCCCGAACCGCTCGAGGTCGCCCTCGACGGGGCGATCGCCCTCATCCGGAGCCACGCCACGTAG
- a CDS encoding glycoside hydrolase family 31 protein produces the protein MRIEVEQGEWWWGGAVADGTQMPFGAEPHRRELATNAGFLDDPTGGANQSAPLLVSSHGRHVWSDEPFTFAFDGSGGLEVHGTAALRQAQGSLLADGFRAAAAEHFPASGRTPDRRMFSAPQYNTWIEMPYLPTQEGVLAYARGVLDAGFPPGLLMIDDRWSEDYGDWRFDPTRFPDPAAMTAQLHDWGFTVMVWLVPFVSPDSSNSRYLAGRGWLVRDPDGRPAVREWWNGFSTVLDLTHPDAVGWLRDRLHELQEAYGVDGFKLDAGDLRDYRSTDVTHAGTGPLVPTQQTEAWARFASEFGFNELRACWRSGGQPLAQRLHDKQPIWGADGLGSLIPDVVAQGLIGHPYGCPDMVGGGELGGFGGEFGEGHALDQELFVRWAQVSVLMPMVQFSLAPWRVLDDEHLAAVRAALALRERLLPEILALVDHAAATGDPVLRPLAFHHAGYERVTDQFLLGEDLLVAPVVEAGARGRRVQVPEGRWQAEDGFVVEGPTELDLEVGLSTLPWWRRV, from the coding sequence GTGCGCATCGAGGTGGAGCAGGGCGAGTGGTGGTGGGGCGGCGCGGTCGCCGACGGGACGCAGATGCCGTTCGGCGCCGAGCCGCACCGGCGCGAGCTCGCGACCAACGCCGGCTTCCTCGACGACCCCACCGGCGGCGCGAACCAGTCCGCTCCCCTGCTCGTCTCCAGCCACGGCCGCCACGTCTGGTCCGACGAGCCGTTCACGTTCGCGTTCGACGGGTCGGGCGGGCTCGAGGTCCACGGAACAGCGGCCCTTCGACAAGCTCAGGGGTCGTTGCTGGCTGATGGCTTCCGAGCGGCGGCCGCCGAGCACTTCCCGGCGAGCGGGCGTACGCCGGACCGGCGGATGTTCAGCGCGCCGCAGTACAACACCTGGATCGAGATGCCCTACCTGCCGACGCAGGAGGGCGTGCTCGCGTACGCCCGCGGCGTGCTCGACGCCGGCTTCCCGCCGGGGCTGCTGATGATCGACGACCGGTGGTCGGAGGACTACGGCGACTGGCGCTTCGACCCGACGCGCTTCCCCGACCCGGCCGCGATGACCGCGCAGCTGCACGACTGGGGCTTCACGGTCATGGTCTGGCTCGTCCCCTTCGTGAGCCCGGACAGCTCGAACTCGCGCTACCTCGCCGGCCGGGGCTGGCTCGTCCGCGACCCTGACGGGCGCCCGGCGGTCCGCGAGTGGTGGAACGGCTTCAGCACCGTCCTCGACCTCACCCACCCCGACGCCGTCGGCTGGCTGCGGGACCGCCTGCACGAGCTGCAGGAGGCGTACGGCGTCGACGGCTTCAAGCTCGACGCGGGCGACCTGCGCGACTACCGCAGCACCGACGTGACCCACGCCGGCACCGGGCCCCTCGTGCCCACGCAGCAGACCGAGGCCTGGGCGCGGTTCGCGTCCGAGTTCGGCTTCAACGAACTGCGGGCCTGCTGGCGCTCCGGCGGGCAGCCGCTCGCGCAGCGGCTGCACGACAAGCAGCCGATCTGGGGTGCCGACGGGCTGGGTTCGCTGATCCCCGACGTCGTCGCGCAGGGGCTGATCGGGCACCCGTACGGCTGCCCGGACATGGTCGGCGGCGGTGAGCTCGGCGGGTTCGGCGGAGAGTTCGGCGAGGGTCACGCGCTCGACCAGGAGCTGTTCGTGCGGTGGGCGCAGGTGTCGGTGCTGATGCCGATGGTGCAGTTCTCGCTCGCGCCGTGGCGCGTCCTCGACGACGAGCACCTGGCCGCCGTCCGCGCCGCGCTCGCCCTCCGCGAGCGGCTCCTGCCCGAGATCCTCGCGCTCGTCGACCACGCGGCGGCGACCGGCGACCCGGTCCTGCGGCCGCTGGCCTTCCACCACGCGGGCTACGAGCGGGTGACCGACCAGTTCCTGCTCGGCGAGGACCTGCTGGTCGCCCCGGTGGTCGAGGCGGGCGCGCGTGGGCGGCGAGTGCAGGTTCCGGAGGGGCGCTGGCAGGCGGAGGACGGTTTTGTGGTCGAGGGGCCGACCGAGCTCGACCTCGAGGTCGGGCTGTCGACGCTGCCGTGGTGGCGCCGGGTTTGA
- a CDS encoding mycothiol transferase, with translation MTGWTDDLRTRLDELLDEYRAALLGSLDGLSEEEARARLVPSKTTLLGLVKHVTFVEGVWFDQALTGRSYADIGIATTPDRSFTLTQADTIGSIRAAYEARAEASRAATAQLALDARVDGRGERAMWALHLQVLRELAQHAGHADILREQVLARREAGQDR, from the coding sequence GTGACCGGCTGGACCGACGACCTGCGCACGCGGCTCGACGAGCTCCTCGACGAGTACCGCGCGGCCCTCCTCGGCTCGCTCGACGGGCTGAGCGAGGAGGAGGCGCGGGCTCGGCTGGTGCCCTCGAAGACCACGCTCCTCGGCCTGGTCAAGCACGTGACGTTCGTCGAGGGCGTCTGGTTCGACCAGGCGCTGACCGGTCGCTCGTACGCGGACATCGGCATTGCGACGACGCCGGACCGGTCGTTCACGCTGACGCAGGCCGACACGATCGGCTCGATCCGGGCGGCGTACGAGGCCCGCGCCGAGGCGTCACGGGCCGCGACCGCGCAGCTCGCGCTCGACGCCCGCGTCGACGGCCGCGGGGAGCGCGCGATGTGGGCGCTGCACCTGCAGGTCCTCCGCGAGCTGGCCCAGCACGCCGGGCACGCCGACATCCTCCGCGAGCAGGTGCTGGCCCGGCGCGAGGCTGGTCAGGACCGCTGA
- a CDS encoding EthD family reductase produces the protein MPTKITVLFDNPVDPQAFEEAYAGHLDLARALPGLQRLEAAKVWPKEDGSPTPAYRIVDLYFTDYDSASAAVTTPEAGAWFGDVQRLGTAGFKAIFFDVEESS, from the coding sequence ATGCCCACCAAGATCACCGTGCTCTTCGACAACCCGGTCGACCCGCAGGCCTTCGAGGAGGCGTACGCCGGGCACCTCGACCTCGCCCGTGCACTGCCCGGGCTGCAGCGGCTCGAGGCCGCCAAGGTCTGGCCGAAGGAGGACGGGTCGCCGACCCCGGCGTACCGGATCGTCGACCTCTACTTCACCGACTACGACTCCGCGAGCGCGGCGGTGACGACACCCGAGGCGGGCGCATGGTTCGGCGACGTGCAGCGGCTGGGGACGGCGGGGTTCAAGGCGATCTTCTTCGACGTCGAGGAGTCTTCCTGA
- a CDS encoding solute symporter family protein, with the protein MSPLLAPLAAGDNRGLTIGLFLAVVAVTLGITFWASRQNKSAADYYAGGRSFTGFQNGLAIGGDYMSAASFLGISGSIALYGYDGFLYSIGFLVAWLVALLLVAELLRNSGRYTMADQLAYRMRQVPVRSAAASSTIVVSIFYLLAQMVGAGSLVGLLLGVSDPSVKNLVIVGVGILMIVYVTLGGMKGTTWVQIVKAVLLIIGTLLITILVLAQFHFNLSELLGAAAERSGKGEAFLQPGQLYGKDLVGKFDFLSLGLALVLGTAGLPHILIRFYTTPTAQAARKSVLWAIGLIGAFYLMTLVLGFGAAALVDTAKGSPIQTSSGNAASPLLAQAVGGGDGTLGGAVLLALISAVAFATILAVVAGLTLTSASSVAHDIYASVIKKGKASERSEMVVVRIAAFGIGAVAIALAIPAQRLNIAFLVALAFAVAASANLPALLFNLFWRRFNTVGATASIYGGLIAAVVLVVFSPVGSGTETSLFPNADFAWFPLRNPGLVSIPIGFLCGIIGTLVSKDDESQRRYDELEVRSLTGAGAEKASSH; encoded by the coding sequence ATGAGCCCCCTGCTCGCCCCGCTCGCCGCCGGGGACAACCGCGGCCTGACGATCGGGCTCTTCCTGGCCGTCGTCGCCGTGACGCTCGGCATCACCTTCTGGGCCTCGCGGCAGAACAAGAGCGCCGCCGACTACTACGCCGGTGGGCGCTCGTTCACCGGCTTCCAGAACGGCCTGGCCATCGGCGGCGATTACATGTCGGCGGCGTCGTTCCTCGGCATCTCCGGCTCGATCGCGCTGTACGGCTACGACGGCTTCCTCTACTCGATCGGCTTCCTCGTCGCCTGGCTCGTCGCCCTGCTGCTCGTGGCCGAGCTGCTGCGCAACTCCGGGCGCTACACGATGGCCGACCAGCTCGCGTACCGGATGCGCCAGGTGCCCGTCCGCAGCGCGGCCGCGTCCTCGACGATCGTCGTGTCGATCTTCTACCTGCTCGCGCAGATGGTCGGCGCCGGCAGCCTCGTCGGCCTGCTCCTCGGCGTCAGCGACCCGAGCGTCAAGAACCTGGTGATCGTCGGCGTCGGCATCCTGATGATCGTCTACGTGACGCTCGGCGGCATGAAGGGCACCACCTGGGTGCAGATCGTCAAGGCCGTGCTGCTGATCATCGGCACGCTGCTGATCACGATCCTGGTGCTGGCCCAGTTCCACTTCAACCTCTCCGAGCTGCTCGGGGCCGCGGCGGAGCGCTCGGGCAAGGGCGAGGCGTTCCTGCAGCCCGGCCAGCTCTACGGCAAGGACCTCGTCGGCAAGTTCGACTTCCTCTCGCTCGGGCTGGCGCTGGTGCTCGGCACCGCCGGCCTGCCCCACATCCTCATCCGCTTCTACACGACCCCGACGGCACAGGCCGCCCGCAAGTCGGTGCTGTGGGCCATCGGGCTCATCGGCGCCTTCTACCTGATGACGCTGGTCCTCGGCTTCGGCGCCGCGGCCCTCGTCGACACGGCCAAGGGCAGCCCGATCCAGACGTCGTCGGGGAACGCGGCCTCGCCGCTGCTCGCCCAGGCGGTCGGCGGCGGGGACGGGACGCTCGGCGGCGCGGTGCTGCTGGCGCTGATCTCGGCGGTCGCCTTCGCGACGATCCTCGCGGTGGTCGCCGGGCTCACGCTCACCTCCGCCTCGTCGGTCGCGCACGACATCTACGCGAGCGTGATCAAGAAGGGCAAGGCGTCGGAGCGCAGCGAGATGGTCGTCGTGCGGATCGCCGCCTTCGGCATCGGCGCGGTCGCCATCGCGCTGGCCATCCCGGCGCAACGGCTGAACATCGCCTTCCTCGTCGCCCTGGCCTTCGCGGTTGCGGCGTCGGCGAACCTCCCCGCGCTGCTCTTCAACCTCTTCTGGCGCCGCTTCAACACCGTCGGGGCGACCGCGAGCATCTACGGCGGCCTGATCGCCGCCGTCGTGCTGGTGGTCTTCTCCCCCGTCGGGTCGGGCACCGAGACGTCGCTCTTCCCGAACGCGGACTTCGCGTGGTTCCCGCTGCGCAACCCGGGCCTGGTGTCGATCCCGATCGGCTTCCTCTGCGGGATCATCGGGACCCTGGTCAGCAAGGACGACGAGAGCCAGCGGCGCTACGACGAGCTCGAGGTCCGCTCCCTCACCGGGGCGGGCGCGGAGAAGGCGAGCTCGCACTGA
- a CDS encoding alpha/beta fold hydrolase → MTDPSTTTQPAATTRTSTSDLDVPGVGVVPITVDDQGTGRPFLLLHGGAGPQSVTAFAGLLASTLGVRVLTPVHPGFAGTPRPAGLSSARALAATYAALVEQLDLADLSVVGNSVGGWVAAELAALAGHGPARARWRDLTLVGAVGLAVEGHLPADFFALTLDEVADLSYHEPDRFRLDPEALLPEVRESMPGNRAALAVYGGSTMTDPTLAERLPSIDVPTTVVTGTADRIVDAEVGRAYAALIPGAQFELLPETGHLPQIETPEALLRVLAR, encoded by the coding sequence ATGACCGACCCGAGCACAACCACCCAACCCGCCGCGACGACGCGCACGAGCACGTCCGACCTGGACGTGCCCGGCGTCGGGGTCGTCCCGATCACCGTCGACGATCAGGGGACGGGCCGTCCGTTCCTCCTCCTGCACGGCGGGGCGGGCCCCCAGTCGGTGACCGCGTTCGCCGGGCTCCTGGCGTCGACGCTCGGCGTACGGGTGCTCACGCCCGTGCACCCCGGCTTTGCCGGGACTCCACGTCCAGCCGGCCTCAGCAGCGCCCGTGCCCTCGCGGCGACGTACGCGGCCCTGGTCGAGCAGCTCGACCTGGCCGACCTCAGCGTGGTCGGCAACTCCGTCGGAGGCTGGGTGGCCGCCGAGCTCGCGGCCCTGGCCGGCCACGGGCCCGCCCGAGCCCGCTGGCGGGACCTGACGCTGGTCGGCGCGGTCGGTCTGGCGGTGGAGGGCCACCTGCCCGCCGACTTCTTCGCCCTCACCCTCGACGAGGTCGCCGACCTCAGCTACCACGAGCCCGACCGGTTCCGCCTCGACCCGGAAGCGCTGCTACCCGAGGTGCGCGAGTCGATGCCCGGCAACCGGGCCGCGCTCGCGGTCTACGGCGGCTCGACGATGACCGACCCGACGTTGGCGGAGCGGCTGCCCAGCATCGACGTCCCCACCACCGTCGTCACGGGTACGGCTGATCGGATCGTCGACGCCGAGGTCGGGCGGGCGTATGCGGCCCTGATCCCGGGCGCGCAGTTCGAGCTGCTGCCCGAGACCGGCCACCTTCCCCAGATCGAGACGCCGGAGGCGTTGCTGCGGGTGCTGGCGCGCTGA
- a CDS encoding excalibur calcium-binding domain-containing protein, protein MISLKHAAALVASAAVLALPLATTTVSAEAASGIYKNCTALNKKYPHGVGKSGAKDKTSSKPVTNYKKSTKIYKTAMSKNKGLDRDKDGIACEKR, encoded by the coding sequence ATGATCTCGCTCAAGCACGCAGCTGCACTCGTCGCCAGCGCCGCCGTCCTCGCCCTGCCCCTGGCCACCACGACCGTCTCGGCCGAGGCCGCCAGCGGCATCTACAAGAACTGCACGGCGCTCAACAAGAAGTACCCGCACGGCGTCGGCAAGTCCGGGGCGAAGGACAAGACCTCGTCCAAGCCGGTCACGAACTACAAGAAGAGCACCAAGATCTACAAGACCGCGATGAGCAAGAACAAGGGCCTCGACCGCGACAAGGACGGCATCGCCTGCGAGAAGCGGTGA
- the ctaD gene encoding aa3-type cytochrome oxidase subunit I, giving the protein MATTLQRTATEVALPKRQLGTISWKWMVTTDHKVIGNLYFVTTMLFFFFGGILALGIRAELAFPGLQYMSYETYNQFFTMHGTIMLLLFATPLFAGFANAIMPLQIGSPDVAFPRLNMLSYWLFLFGGLVTVSGFLSPSGPASFGWFAYAPLSDAVNSPGVGGDLWIMGLYMAGLGTILGAVNFITTILTMRAPGMTMFRMPIFTWNILVTSILVLIAFPILAAALLTLEADRKLGAHVFDAGNGGPILWQHLFWFFGHPEVYIIALPFFGIITEILPVFSRKPIFGYVGLVGATLSIAALSVAVWAHHMYVTGAVNLPFFSFMTFLIAVPTGVKFFNWIGTMWGGNIAMRTPMLWAVGFLVTFLFGGLTGVVLASPPLDFALSDSYFVVAHFHYVVFGTVVFAMFAGFYFWWPKFTGYMLDERLGKVHFWLLFIGFQATFLVQHWLGVEGMPRRYADYLPNEGFTVLNQISSAGAFLLGASMLPFVYNVWKSRNNPRVGVDDPWGWGRSLEWATSCPPPRHNFTSIPRIRSEAPAFDLHHPEVALSEYGDEESLKDSAVDAAEDDGRRNLLEARVEERSDDRVDDQEDVHPNVSPKAPPGQDERG; this is encoded by the coding sequence GTGGCGACCACCCTGCAGCGCACCGCGACCGAGGTCGCGCTGCCGAAGCGGCAGCTGGGGACGATTTCGTGGAAGTGGATGGTGACGACCGATCACAAGGTGATCGGGAATCTCTATTTCGTGACGACGATGTTGTTCTTCTTCTTCGGCGGCATCTTGGCGTTGGGGATCCGGGCTGAGCTGGCGTTCCCGGGTTTGCAGTACATGAGCTACGAGACGTACAACCAGTTCTTCACGATGCACGGCACGATCATGTTGCTGCTGTTCGCGACGCCGTTGTTCGCGGGTTTCGCGAACGCGATCATGCCGTTGCAGATCGGGTCGCCGGATGTGGCGTTCCCGCGGTTGAACATGTTGAGCTACTGGCTGTTTTTGTTCGGTGGTCTGGTGACGGTGTCGGGGTTCTTGTCCCCGTCGGGTCCGGCGAGCTTCGGCTGGTTCGCGTATGCGCCTCTGAGTGATGCGGTGAACTCGCCGGGTGTGGGTGGGGACCTGTGGATCATGGGTCTCTACATGGCCGGTTTGGGCACGATCTTGGGTGCGGTGAACTTCATCACCACGATCCTGACGATGCGGGCGCCGGGGATGACGATGTTCCGGATGCCGATCTTCACCTGGAACATCTTGGTCACGAGCATCTTGGTGCTAATCGCGTTCCCGATCTTGGCGGCGGCGTTGCTGACGTTGGAGGCGGACCGGAAGCTGGGTGCGCACGTGTTCGACGCCGGCAACGGCGGTCCGATCTTGTGGCAGCACCTGTTCTGGTTCTTCGGTCACCCTGAGGTGTACATCATCGCGTTGCCGTTCTTCGGCATCATCACCGAGATCTTGCCGGTGTTCAGCAGGAAGCCGATCTTCGGCTACGTGGGCCTGGTCGGCGCGACGTTGAGCATCGCGGCGTTGAGCGTGGCGGTGTGGGCGCACCACATGTACGTGACGGGTGCGGTGAACCTGCCGTTCTTCAGCTTCATGACGTTTCTGATTGCGGTGCCGACGGGGGTGAAGTTCTTCAACTGGATCGGCACGATGTGGGGCGGGAACATCGCGATGCGCACGCCGATGTTGTGGGCGGTGGGCTTTTTGGTGACGTTCCTGTTCGGCGGGTTGACCGGTGTGGTGCTGGCGTCTCCGCCGTTGGACTTCGCCTTGTCTGATTCGTACTTCGTGGTGGCGCACTTCCACTACGTGGTGTTCGGCACGGTGGTGTTCGCGATGTTCGCGGGGTTCTACTTCTGGTGGCCGAAGTTCACCGGTTACATGTTGGATGAGCGGTTGGGCAAGGTGCACTTCTGGTTGTTGTTCATCGGGTTCCAGGCGACGTTCTTGGTGCAGCACTGGTTGGGTGTGGAGGGCATGCCGCGTCGGTATGCGGATTATCTGCCGAACGAGGGGTTCACGGTGTTGAACCAGATCTCCTCGGCGGGGGCGTTCTTGCTGGGCGCGTCGATGTTGCCGTTCGTGTACAACGTGTGGAAGAGCAGGAACAACCCGCGGGTGGGGGTGGATGACCCGTGGGGTTGGGGTCGCAGCCTGGAGTGGGCGACGTCGTGCCCGCCGCCGCGGCACAACTTCACCTCGATCCCGCGGATCCGTTCCGAGGCGCCGGCGTTCGACCTGCACCACCCCGAGGTCGCCCTCTCGGAGTACGGCGACGAGGAGAGTCTCAAGGACAGCGCCGTGGACGCCGCCGAGGACGACGGCCGTCGCAACCTGCTCGAGGCCCGCGTGGAGGAGCGCTCCGACGACCGGGTCGACGACCAGGAGGACGTGCACCCCAACGTCTCCCCGAAGGCTCCGCCGGGGCAGGACGAGCGCGGCTGA
- a CDS encoding ZIP family metal transporter translates to MLDALGWGAVAAASLLVGAVLALLRTWRAGLIGGVLAFGAGALISSVSFELAQEGLRLGGPLPVAIGIAVGALAFFFANRAVDRIGGRKGGGAGGLPLAVGALLDGIPEQAVLGIGLASGEGVSVALLVAIFVSNLPESIGSASDMRANGKGRGVVLGLWAAVAVVCALATLGGYALASVAGGQVRAGIDAFAAGALLVMLIDSMVPEAHDKAGNRAGLVTVIGFAVAAALSNLT, encoded by the coding sequence GTGCTAGACGCTCTCGGCTGGGGCGCCGTGGCGGCGGCGTCGCTGCTCGTCGGCGCCGTGCTGGCTCTGCTGCGGACGTGGCGCGCGGGCCTCATCGGCGGGGTGCTGGCCTTCGGCGCCGGTGCCCTCATCTCGAGCGTCTCGTTCGAGCTCGCGCAGGAGGGGCTGCGCCTCGGGGGCCCGCTGCCGGTCGCCATCGGCATCGCGGTGGGTGCGCTGGCCTTCTTCTTCGCCAACCGGGCCGTCGACCGGATCGGTGGGCGGAAGGGCGGTGGCGCGGGCGGTCTGCCGCTTGCGGTCGGAGCCCTCCTCGACGGGATCCCCGAGCAGGCCGTCCTCGGCATCGGCCTGGCGTCCGGCGAGGGCGTGAGCGTCGCCCTGCTCGTCGCGATCTTCGTGTCCAACCTGCCCGAGTCGATCGGCTCGGCGAGCGACATGCGCGCGAACGGCAAGGGCCGTGGTGTCGTCCTCGGGCTGTGGGCGGCGGTCGCCGTGGTCTGTGCCCTCGCGACCCTGGGGGGCTACGCCCTGGCCTCGGTTGCGGGTGGTCAGGTCCGAGCGGGCATCGACGCCTTCGCCGCGGGTGCGCTGCTCGTCATGCTCATCGACTCGATGGTCCCCGAGGCGCACGACAAGGCGGGCAACCGGGCCGGCCTCGTCACCGTCATCGGCTTCGCCGTCGCGGCCGCCCTGTCGAACCTGACCTGA
- a CDS encoding DUF808 domain-containing protein has protein sequence MSGGLAALLDDVAALARLAAASVDDVGAAAGRASVKAAGVVVDDTAVTPRYVTGFTADRELPMIRKIAIGSLRNKLLIILPAILLLSQFLPWALTPILMVGGVYLSFEGAEKIWEKVSGHHPAKEEAPAAAQGPDQEKTMVSGAIRTDFILSAEIMVISLNEVADEGLVSRAVILVVVGIAITALVYGVVALIVKMDDVGLHLTRRDSEGAQRLGGLLVRGMPKLLAVLSTVGMVAMLWVGGHILLVGTDELGWHAPYALVHHLEEAVHGVPGIGGVLGWLANTLASAIIGIVVGAVVVAVLHVLPKRKGAAQH, from the coding sequence ATGAGCGGCGGCCTGGCGGCCCTGCTCGACGACGTGGCCGCCCTGGCCCGGCTCGCGGCGGCGTCGGTCGACGACGTCGGTGCGGCCGCGGGACGGGCGAGCGTCAAGGCGGCGGGGGTCGTGGTCGACGACACCGCGGTCACCCCGCGCTACGTCACCGGCTTCACCGCCGACCGCGAGCTGCCGATGATCAGGAAGATCGCGATCGGCTCGCTGCGCAACAAGCTCCTGATCATCCTCCCGGCGATCCTGCTGCTCAGCCAGTTTCTGCCGTGGGCGCTGACTCCGATCCTCATGGTCGGCGGCGTCTACCTCTCCTTCGAGGGCGCGGAGAAGATCTGGGAGAAGGTCAGCGGGCACCACCCGGCCAAGGAGGAGGCGCCCGCGGCCGCGCAGGGCCCCGACCAGGAGAAGACGATGGTCAGCGGGGCCATCCGCACCGACTTCATCCTGTCGGCCGAGATCATGGTCATCTCGCTCAACGAGGTCGCCGACGAGGGTCTGGTCTCACGGGCGGTCATCCTCGTCGTGGTCGGCATCGCGATCACCGCGCTCGTCTACGGCGTCGTCGCGCTGATCGTCAAGATGGACGACGTCGGGCTGCACCTGACCCGCCGTGACTCCGAGGGGGCGCAGAGGCTCGGCGGGCTGCTCGTCCGCGGGATGCCGAAGCTCCTCGCCGTGCTGTCCACCGTCGGCATGGTCGCGATGCTCTGGGTCGGCGGCCACATCCTGCTCGTCGGCACCGACGAGCTCGGCTGGCACGCCCCGTACGCGCTCGTGCACCATCTCGAGGAGGCTGTGCACGGCGTCCCCGGGATCGGCGGGGTCCTCGGCTGGCTCGCCAACACGCTTGCCTCCGCGATCATCGGGATCGTCGTCGGCGCGGTCGTCGTCGCCGTCCTGCACGTGCTGCCGAAGCGGAAGGGTGCCGCGCAGCACTGA
- a CDS encoding MarR family winged helix-turn-helix transcriptional regulator, which yields MATLQEVGLAVKRLQWRHHRAANQGLATLGLSLVQWDVLRHLDAQPEASLHDLAQLTFQTDQSMGALAVRMVERGLLERVGGPGRAVRHRLTGRGEEVRGAGSAVLDEVLRESFGGLAPDQLDRLHDLLSQALATAGASAR from the coding sequence ATGGCGACGTTGCAGGAGGTCGGTCTGGCCGTGAAGCGGCTCCAGTGGCGGCACCACCGGGCGGCGAACCAGGGGTTGGCGACGCTCGGGCTTTCGCTGGTCCAGTGGGACGTGCTGCGCCACCTCGACGCGCAGCCGGAGGCGTCGCTCCACGACCTCGCTCAGCTGACGTTCCAGACGGACCAGTCGATGGGTGCCCTGGCCGTACGGATGGTCGAGCGCGGTCTGCTGGAGCGCGTGGGAGGGCCGGGCCGCGCCGTGCGGCACCGCCTCACCGGGCGCGGGGAGGAGGTTCGCGGCGCGGGAAGCGCGGTGCTGGACGAGGTCCTGCGGGAGTCGTTCGGCGGTCTCGCGCCGGACCAGCTCGACCGGCTGCACGACCTGCTGTCCCAGGCGCTGGCCACGGCGGGCGCGAGCGCGCGCTGA